A genomic region of Cannabis sativa cultivar Pink pepper isolate KNU-18-1 chromosome 1, ASM2916894v1, whole genome shotgun sequence contains the following coding sequences:
- the LOC133035097 gene encoding uncharacterized protein LOC133035097, with translation MVNWESKPKTTLGKDEVTRLFAKNLTVYSVLCPRPNEIEFVSYITGGQPPLFVDLEELVLGEDGQPTQDALRSQAESLPPHWKNERRQPEYLKTLHHLHRLLHVHRLQFQMGSASVPDGSGVDPLAASQGPPVPPSASIPSTSEARDPVYPAILARLETVERGQAALLRGQTAIMDQLKTIMTLLQDPGRPAADSQPQPQPQPQPEEEARTPEDDFILPNDYQPDDDDMFCTPEKTNITSIGDTQDSEVQVLETAPEVMENRRKRRRPRWFAEYTEMKKKPRATSTLVNADPLRVVDRKLLKTFHNWVLDQIGNNYPRECFTGRHHSSWFLELHTPKFWLGNDHLDAAFHLMRRRQHFYPESYPNRCVIMPCIFPAGVIARWEAAGDDQANYQWDESILDLIRGDESQFLASWKNKERIYMALYFDGAKHWVALEIDLDHWLLNIFDSSLGSISPNELNCHLAMWEKLLPNLLLQAGLFESHDMILLPQLTASESQVRNFTSKVMDRAVVPQTKTSGNYGMYVIEHIEHSMLETTFDNVHDENMKKFRERWCVDLFYQNLA, from the exons ATGGTCAACTGGGAGAGTAAGCCGAAAACTACACTCGGGAAGGATGAAGTGACCAGATTATTTGCTAAAAAT TTGACAGTGTACTCCGTGTTATGTCCTCGGCCGAACGAGATTGAGTTTGTGAGTTACATAACCGGGGGTCAGCCTCCGTTATTTGTTGACTTGGAGGAACTTGTGTTGGGTGAGGATGGGCAACCAACACAGGATGCTTTGCGAAGCCAGGCCGAAAGCTTGCCTCCACATTGGAAGAACGAGCGGAGGCAGCCCGAATATTTAAAGACTCTACACCACCTCCACCGTCTCCTCCACGTGCACCGCCTGCAGTTCCAGATGGGGTCCG CTTCAGTTCCTGATGGGTCTGGTGTTGACCCACTTGCAGCGTCACAGGGTCCTCCTGTTCCCCCGTCAGCTTCCATTCCCAGCACCTCGGAGGCTCGCGATCCAGTATACCCTGCCATTTTGGCAAGGTTGGAGACTGTGGAGAGGGGGCAGGCCGCTCTGCTAAGAGGACAAACAGCGATTATGGATCAGTTGAAGACCATAATGACGCTCCTGCAAGATCCTGGAAGGCCGGCAGCAGATTCACAGCCACAGCCACAGCCACAGCCACAACCGGAAGAGGAGGCTCGGACACCGGAAGATGACTTCATTCTCCCAAATGATTACCAACCGGATGATGATGACATGTTCTGTACACCTGAGAAGACGAATATCACCAGCATCGGGGATACTCAGGATTCTGAGGTGCAGGTGTTAGAGACAGCTCCAGAAGTCATGGAGAACCGGAGGAAGAGAAGGCGGCCTAGGTGGTTCGCTGAGTACactgaaatgaagaagaagCCTAGGGCTACTTCGACACTCGTGaatgcggacccacttagagtggtTGATCGGAAGCTGCTCAAGACTTTTCACAATTGGGTACTCGACCAGATTGGGAACAATTACCCGAGAGAGTGCTTCACCGGTCGACACCATTCGTCTTGGTTCCTCGAACTGCATACTCCGAAATTTTGGCTTGGGAACGAT CATTTGGATGCGGCATTCCATTTGATGAGGAGGCGTCAACACTTTTATCCCGAGTCCTACCCGAATAGATGTGTCATAATGCCGTGTATTTTCCCAGCAGGAGTTATTGCTCGGTGGGAAGCTGCGGGTGATGACCAGGCTAACTATCAGTGGGACGAGAGCATATTAGATTTGATTCGAGGGGATGAAAGTCAATTCTTGGCCAGTTGGAAGAACAAGGAGAGAATATATATGGCCCTCTACTTCGATGGAGCAAAGCATTGGGTGGCATTAGAGATAGATCTGGATCATTGGTTGTTGAACATATTTGACTCCAGCCTCGGATCGATTTCCCCGAACGAATTGAACTGTCACCTGGCAATGTGGGAAAAATTACTACCAAATTTGCTGCTGCAGGCTGGCCTATTCGAGAGTCATGACATGATCCTCTTGCCTCAACTTACCGCCTCAGAGAGCCAGGTCAGAAATTTCACTTCAAAAGTCATGGATCGGGCCGTTGTTCCACAGACAAAGACAAG CGGTAACTACGGGATGTACGTGATAGAGCACATCGAGCATAGTATGCTGGAGACTACGTTTGATAATGTGCACGATGAGAATATGAAGAAATTTAGAGAGCGGTGGTGTGTAGATTTGTTTTACCAGAATTTAGCATGA
- the LOC133035101 gene encoding uncharacterized protein LOC133035101, with the protein MKFPCPHACAASQERSISAYTLCSPYYTTEYWRRTYEGTIMPVGDEDDWELPDDIKNMRVGVPVEKQPVGRPKKQKVGRIKNNRTACNGERIIKSRNCSMCGAKGHNRSTCNYRG; encoded by the coding sequence ATGAAGTTTCCTTGTCCTCATGCATGTGCTGCATCTCAAGAGCGAAGTATTAGCGCGTACACACTATGCTCGCCATATTACACAACTGAATATTGGAGGAGGACATATGAAGGAACAATTATGCCagttggtgacgaggatgattgggaatTGCCTGATGACATCAAGAACATGAGAGTTGGAGTGCCTGTTGAGAAGCAACCAGTAGGGCGACCCAAGAAGCAAAAGGTTGGAAGAATTAAGAACAACCGAACTGCTTGTAACGGTGAAAGGATTATCAAATCGCGAAATTGTAGCATGTGCGGTGCCAAGGGGCACAACAGAAGCACTTGCAACTACCGAggttaa